From one Actinomycetes bacterium genomic stretch:
- a CDS encoding DUF4190 domain-containing protein — protein MTAAGAVDEPTLPPPPPSPAYGYAPQPYPPVYGYAAPPPYPYAQPQQRRYNGFAISSCVLRLIWIYGIGSILALVFGCIARRQIRDTGDNGGGLAIAGIVLGWLGAAFMVLAIIGLALSSSTPSYGL, from the coding sequence GTGACCGCCGCCGGAGCGGTCGATGAGCCGACCCTCCCGCCGCCCCCGCCGAGCCCTGCGTACGGGTACGCGCCACAGCCGTACCCGCCGGTGTACGGCTACGCCGCGCCGCCGCCGTACCCCTACGCGCAGCCCCAGCAGCGCAGGTACAACGGCTTCGCGATCTCATCGTGTGTGCTGAGACTGATCTGGATCTACGGGATCGGCTCGATCCTGGCGCTGGTGTTCGGCTGCATCGCCCGACGGCAGATCCGAGACACAGGCGACAACGGTGGCGGGCTGGCCATCGCGGGGATCGTGCTGGGCTGGCTCGGAGCGGCTTTCATGGTGCTCGCGATCATCGGGTTGGCCTTGTCCAGCAGCACCCCGTCCTACGGTCTTTGA